The Saprospiraceae bacterium genome includes a window with the following:
- the serC gene encoding 3-phosphoserine/phosphohydroxythreonine transaminase: protein MKKFNFYAGPAILPQEVIKETAENILNFNNSGLSVMEISHRSKDFINVMEEAVSLVKELLNIGDDHEVLFLSGGASSQFYMVPMNLLNEDASAAYIDTGTWSSKAIAEAKLYGQVDVVASSKDKNYSFIPKSYNLDRNYKYLHFTSNNTIYGTQFNKSPETSIPLVCDMSSDIFSRSIDINKFDLIYAGAQKNMGPAGTTLVIVRKSALGKVNRVIPSMLKYENHIENGSMYNTPPVLPILVSMLTLRWIKKNGGVEAISALNDAKANLIYNEIDRNELFYAPASREDRSKMNVCFLLHNKELEKEFLTLCKDAGCLGLEGHRSVGGFRASIYNAMELASVNVLTELMKEFEKKHG, encoded by the coding sequence ATGAAAAAGTTTAATTTTTATGCAGGTCCTGCGATTTTACCACAAGAAGTCATTAAAGAAACAGCAGAAAACATTCTTAATTTTAACAATTCAGGGCTTTCTGTGATGGAAATTTCTCATAGAAGTAAGGATTTTATAAACGTAATGGAAGAAGCTGTATCCTTAGTCAAAGAATTATTAAATATTGGAGATGATCATGAAGTATTATTTTTATCGGGAGGAGCAAGCAGTCAATTTTATATGGTCCCTATGAATTTATTAAATGAAGATGCATCTGCTGCATATATAGATACAGGCACTTGGTCTTCAAAGGCTATTGCTGAAGCTAAATTATATGGTCAGGTGGATGTAGTTGCATCCTCCAAAGACAAAAACTATTCTTTCATTCCAAAAAGCTATAATCTTGATCGAAATTACAAGTATCTGCATTTCACGAGTAACAATACCATATATGGTACACAATTTAATAAGTCTCCGGAAACTTCTATTCCATTAGTGTGTGATATGTCATCTGATATTTTCAGTAGAAGCATTGACATTAATAAATTTGATTTAATATATGCAGGTGCTCAAAAAAATATGGGACCTGCCGGAACAACATTAGTAATAGTCCGAAAATCTGCTTTAGGAAAAGTGAACAGAGTCATTCCTTCTATGTTAAAATATGAAAATCATATCGAAAACGGATCTATGTATAATACCCCCCCGGTATTGCCTATATTAGTATCCATGCTTACATTACGATGGATTAAGAAAAATGGTGGTGTGGAAGCTATATCTGCTTTAAATGATGCGAAAGCGAATTTAATTTATAATGAAATAGATAGAAATGAATTGTTTTATGCGCCTGCGAGCAGAGAAGACCGCTCGAAAATGAATGTTTGTTTCTTATTACACAATAAAGAACTTGAAAAAGAATTTTTAACTCTTTGTAAAGATGCCGGCTGTCTGGGACTTGAAGGGCACAGATCTGTTGGAGGATTCAGGGCATCCATTTATAATGCAATGGAATTGGCCAGTGTAAATGTATTAACGGAATTAATGAAAGAATTTGAAAAGAAACATGGCTGA
- a CDS encoding dihydrofolate reductase family protein: MRKISAFLFLTINGFYKGLNDDISWHDHGEEGVAFSENQLKKENILLFGRKTYELMSSFWTSKLAFDYFPTVAKGMNNAEKMVLSTTLNSLIWQNTSILKNNPIEQLQQIKETPGKNITILGSGSVVTQLGEVMLIDEYQFLIDPIAIGKGTPCFENIHSKLELTLTESKIFQKSGSVLLTYNRK; the protein is encoded by the coding sequence ATGAGAAAAATATCCGCTTTCCTTTTTTTGACCATCAATGGTTTCTATAAAGGACTAAATGACGACATCAGCTGGCACGATCACGGAGAGGAAGGAGTTGCATTTTCTGAAAATCAACTTAAAAAAGAAAACATTTTACTCTTTGGAAGAAAGACCTACGAATTGATGAGCAGTTTTTGGACTTCAAAATTGGCATTTGATTATTTTCCAACTGTGGCGAAAGGAATGAATAATGCAGAAAAAATGGTGCTTTCAACCACGTTGAATAGCTTAATCTGGCAGAATACAAGCATTCTGAAAAATAACCCCATTGAACAATTACAACAAATTAAAGAGACTCCGGGTAAAAATATTACAATACTGGGTAGCGGATCCGTTGTAACTCAATTGGGAGAAGTAATGCTAATAGATGAATATCAATTTTTGATTGACCCTATAGCAATAGGAAAAGGTACACCCTGTTTTGAAAATATTCACTCAAAACTGGAACTGACCTTGACGGAGAGCAAAATATTTCAAAAAAGTGGTTCTGTTTTATTAACTTACAATCGGAAATAA
- a CDS encoding T9SS type A sorting domain-containing protein has protein sequence MIKKIFTSLSGLGRLSVALLMLALGHQMSFAQAACACKQSVQISLNGNGVATVTAAMLLTDAATCPGASDLTVTVMLTPTGSPIVGNPNVNCDHIGKTLYGKVSNGGNSCWSLLHVEDKIAPVISCPSLFPVSCSEMENFTPGVTDNCGPAGVTLSVIGEVVTVNGAGCPLGTEVLKQFVRTYSATDASGNISAPCTTTLNVLRIPSLNAIVKPVDRTVQAGNAIQCDDNYAKIPVGEPYAGNPSPVAINGAYGSGVPTINGVDLYPNPSTHCNLVVSFTDVKLPPIKCVTKVMRTWQIIEWSCDNRTLPSLPPQIIEIVDTKGPIVTAVSALTATTGNHSCNSNVPFPLPTVSDNCSLPSEIKVDIAYPGGFVKHGDPRFGLLPVGVHTITYTVYDACHNSTTSTATVTVEDNTAPVSVCDEFTTVGLTVDGNAWVPATVFDDGSYDECGLAKMLVKRMNNSNCLPCSTPEFPGFTLLGETGSGLTKKYYYLSNHTATPKVALKTAKAMEGYAVSFETSAERTQIRTWMKAYNPGLDYLIGYTDLKKEGTFVWESGATNVMTVNGNSADEDYVFVDADSDPSIDGQLVAVDGAEEFRYVVEITGSCGFSAYTQFCCSDIGTNQMVAFRVIDKSGNWNDCMVSAVVQDKIPPAITCPAHLTVNCETDFNVLDLAASFGNAVGSDNCENPVVTEISDISGYTTCRTGIISRIFTVTDAGGRTATCSQTITFVNPGFYPGPTLAEWPADPAPIDGCLDPNDPRFSPAVLGRPILNSGACDLVGADYKDQVFPFNNNNGEACFKILRHWSVIDWCQPLFVNGGFKYAQWNHTQIIKVVDRVAPVITSSCARVSTCTFDDTCQEGFIALSATATDVCTDVLGWSYKIDAFNDGTFEPGLSASGFGNSINANGTYPIGSHRIVWSFEDKCGNITTCDQLFDIVNCKAPSPVLLNGLAADLMPIDTNNDGIPDEGMLDIWAIDFDNKSSHPCYTDLIFSFAPITLDINGNPVIQASENYDCSTRGRQDVTIYVGVLTPMGTLIQSFATTFIDIQDNNNACTNSGNGRLVHIKGILSTESDENLENASVRLMGSEFNVITGQTGAFNFGDMPVGGNYSVNPSKNDDHMNGLSTLDLVMIQRHILNIEELNSPYKLIAADVTKDKKITAADLVELRKLILGTTTQFSNNNSWRFVDRNFVFNDVNNAHTEAFPEIYDIAQLNNDMDVNFVAVKVGDVNGNAQANLLNSITESRTNSKLTLATENISFDAGSVIYVPVKVDQDAHITGFQFTLSFDNDVFEMISVEGNDLNLNENNFGFTALSEGLISCSWNNSDAVSLRKGNELMVVGLKALKNGNLNTHFYIGSDITKAEAYSHDLQTMNVGFRIKGSEKNTSFALYQNIPNPFKDLTQIGFEIPEAMDANLTVYDVTGKVIITRSLKAEKGYNVIELNKNELTSTGVLYYTLKAGTFNSTKKMIILE, from the coding sequence ATGATTAAGAAAATTTTTACGTCTTTAAGTGGACTCGGAAGGCTTTCGGTTGCCTTATTGATGCTTGCTTTGGGACATCAGATGTCCTTTGCGCAGGCTGCATGTGCCTGTAAGCAATCTGTTCAGATTTCATTAAATGGTAATGGTGTAGCTACTGTTACAGCAGCAATGTTGTTAACTGATGCTGCAACATGTCCGGGTGCAAGTGACCTTACGGTTACAGTAATGTTGACACCTACAGGATCTCCTATTGTAGGTAACCCAAACGTTAATTGTGACCACATTGGAAAAACATTGTATGGAAAAGTTTCCAACGGAGGCAATTCATGCTGGAGTCTTTTGCATGTGGAAGACAAAATAGCTCCGGTTATTTCTTGCCCTTCCTTGTTTCCAGTTTCATGCTCTGAGATGGAAAACTTTACTCCCGGGGTGACAGATAATTGTGGTCCGGCTGGAGTAACGTTATCTGTTATAGGTGAGGTTGTTACAGTCAACGGAGCAGGATGTCCGCTAGGTACAGAAGTTTTGAAACAATTTGTAAGGACTTATTCCGCCACAGATGCAAGTGGAAATATTTCAGCGCCTTGCACAACAACCCTTAATGTACTGAGAATACCTAGCCTTAATGCCATTGTCAAGCCTGTTGACAGAACGGTTCAAGCCGGAAATGCCATACAGTGTGATGACAATTATGCTAAAATACCAGTAGGAGAGCCTTATGCAGGCAACCCCTCACCTGTGGCAATCAATGGAGCATATGGTTCAGGAGTTCCTACGATAAATGGTGTCGATCTTTATCCAAATCCAAGTACACATTGCAATTTGGTTGTTAGTTTTACGGATGTAAAATTGCCTCCTATCAAATGTGTTACCAAAGTTATGAGAACATGGCAAATTATAGAGTGGTCATGTGACAACAGGACTTTACCTTCACTTCCACCTCAAATTATTGAAATAGTGGATACAAAAGGACCAATAGTTACAGCTGTCTCGGCTCTAACAGCAACCACAGGCAACCATAGCTGTAATTCGAATGTTCCTTTTCCTTTACCTACAGTATCAGACAATTGTTCACTGCCTTCAGAAATAAAAGTTGATATTGCATACCCGGGTGGATTTGTTAAACATGGTGACCCAAGATTCGGTTTATTACCGGTAGGTGTACATACAATTACTTACACGGTTTATGATGCATGTCATAATAGTACTACTTCAACTGCAACTGTGACAGTTGAAGACAATACTGCACCGGTTTCTGTTTGTGATGAATTTACAACTGTAGGTTTGACAGTTGATGGAAATGCATGGGTACCTGCTACGGTATTTGATGATGGCAGTTATGACGAGTGCGGATTAGCAAAAATGTTAGTGAAACGAATGAACAACTCAAACTGTCTTCCTTGTTCAACACCTGAGTTTCCCGGCTTCACACTTTTGGGTGAAACAGGCTCTGGGCTAACTAAAAAATATTATTATTTGTCCAATCATACAGCCACGCCAAAAGTTGCTTTAAAAACTGCCAAAGCAATGGAAGGTTATGCTGTTTCTTTCGAGACATCTGCTGAAAGAACGCAGATTCGTACATGGATGAAAGCTTATAATCCTGGATTGGATTACCTTATTGGATATACAGACCTGAAAAAAGAAGGTACTTTCGTTTGGGAAAGCGGAGCAACAAATGTGATGACAGTAAACGGTAACTCGGCAGATGAAGATTATGTTTTTGTAGATGCTGATAGTGATCCTTCAATAGATGGACAGTTAGTAGCAGTAGATGGCGCTGAAGAGTTTAGATATGTTGTTGAGATTACCGGATCATGTGGATTTAGTGCTTACACTCAATTCTGCTGCTCAGATATCGGAACAAATCAAATGGTTGCCTTCAGAGTTATTGACAAATCAGGCAACTGGAATGATTGTATGGTTAGTGCAGTTGTTCAGGACAAAATACCACCTGCCATCACTTGTCCGGCACATCTTACTGTAAATTGTGAAACAGATTTTAATGTTTTAGACCTTGCAGCATCTTTTGGAAATGCAGTCGGATCAGATAATTGTGAAAATCCTGTTGTAACAGAGATATCTGACATTTCTGGTTACACTACATGCCGTACAGGAATAATAAGCCGTATTTTTACAGTTACAGACGCAGGTGGCAGAACAGCAACTTGTTCCCAAACTATTACATTTGTAAATCCGGGTTTTTATCCTGGTCCTACCTTGGCAGAATGGCCTGCAGATCCGGCTCCAATAGACGGTTGTTTGGATCCTAATGATCCTAGATTTTCACCGGCCGTACTGGGAAGACCAATATTGAATAGTGGCGCATGTGATTTGGTAGGTGCCGATTATAAAGATCAGGTATTTCCATTTAATAACAACAATGGTGAAGCATGCTTCAAAATACTTAGACATTGGTCAGTAATTGATTGGTGCCAACCTCTGTTTGTTAATGGTGGATTCAAATATGCTCAGTGGAATCATACTCAGATTATTAAAGTTGTTGATAGAGTTGCACCTGTTATAACATCAAGTTGTGCAAGGGTTTCTACATGTACTTTTGATGATACGTGTCAGGAAGGATTTATTGCATTGTCTGCAACTGCTACAGATGTTTGCACTGACGTGTTGGGTTGGAGTTATAAGATTGATGCATTTAATGACGGAACATTTGAACCGGGACTTTCTGCATCAGGTTTTGGTAATTCAATAAACGCTAATGGCACTTATCCGATAGGTTCTCATAGAATAGTTTGGTCTTTTGAAGACAAATGCGGAAATATTACAACTTGTGACCAGTTATTTGATATTGTGAATTGCAAAGCTCCAAGTCCTGTATTACTAAACGGTTTGGCTGCGGATTTGATGCCGATTGATACAAATAATGACGGAATTCCTGACGAAGGAATGTTGGATATCTGGGCAATTGATTTTGATAATAAGAGTTCTCATCCGTGCTACACAGATTTGATTTTCTCTTTTGCACCTATCACTTTGGATATAAATGGAAATCCGGTAATTCAGGCATCAGAAAATTACGATTGTTCAACAAGAGGAAGACAGGATGTCACAATATACGTAGGCGTCCTTACTCCAATGGGAACTTTGATTCAATCATTTGCCACTACATTTATAGATATTCAGGATAATAATAATGCTTGTACTAATTCAGGAAATGGCAGATTAGTACACATAAAAGGTATATTGTCAACTGAGTCTGATGAAAACCTTGAAAATGCATCAGTTAGATTAATGGGAAGTGAATTTAATGTTATCACTGGACAAACCGGAGCTTTTAATTTTGGCGATATGCCTGTAGGAGGCAACTACAGTGTGAACCCTTCTAAAAACGATGATCATATGAATGGTCTGTCAACTTTGGATTTAGTGATGATTCAAAGACATATTCTGAACATTGAAGAATTGAATTCTCCTTATAAATTAATTGCAGCTGATGTAACAAAGGATAAAAAAATTACAGCGGCAGACCTTGTTGAGTTGAGAAAATTGATTTTAGGTACAACAACACAATTCAGCAATAATAATTCCTGGAGATTTGTTGATAGAAATTTTGTTTTCAACGATGTTAATAATGCGCATACAGAGGCCTTCCCGGAAATCTATGATATTGCACAATTAAATAATGATATGGATGTGAATTTTGTGGCTGTTAAAGTAGGGGATGTTAATGGAAATGCACAAGCAAATTTGTTGAATTCAATTACTGAATCCAGAACAAATTCTAAACTAACCCTTGCTACTGAAAATATCAGTTTTGATGCGGGTAGTGTTATTTATGTTCCGGTCAAGGTTGATCAGGATGCTCATATCACAGGTTTCCAGTTTACACTTTCATTTGACAATGATGTTTTTGAAATGATTTCTGTAGAAGGGAATGATTTGAATCTTAATGAAAATAATTTCGGTTTTACCGCACTTTCAGAAGGATTGATTTCATGTAGCTGGAATAATAGTGACGCTGTTTCTTTGAGAAAAGGTAACGAATTGATGGTTGTCGGCCTTAAAGCTCTGAAAAATGGTAATTTAAATACCCACTTTTATATTGGTTCAGACATTACCAAAGCAGAAGCTTATTCTCATGACTTGCAGACAATGAATGTAGGATTCCGAATTAAAGGATCAGAGAAGAATACTTCATTTGCACTCTATCAGAACATTCCGAATCCATTTAAGGATCTCACTCAGATTGGTTTTGAAATACCGGAAGCAATGGATGCTAATCTGACTGTGTATGATGTAACCGGAAAAGTGATTATTACTCGATCTCTTAAGGCCGAGAAAGGTTATAATGTAATTGAATTAAATAAAAATGAACTGACTTCAACAGGTGTGCTTTATTACACTTTAAAGGCAGGAACATTTAATTCAACTAAAAAAATGATTATTTTAGAATAG
- a CDS encoding AraC family transcriptional regulator: MKFEKYLPTELLKPYIKYFAVSENESENEYKVFPSSGLVIGFQFKGQLSIIKEDSENKLNAAGITGMSDSYKIFRNSAEIGTVLVYFTETGFAHFASHPANELFNLCLSLEDIFDKESILEVEEKLSNVTSDIRRIQVIEKFLLSHLKDIKADKLIVEAIKLIYETKGHIRIKELNQKLFISQSPFEKRFRKIVGTTPKKFATVVRFNSVLDQLNEAKSLTEICYENNFFDQAHFIKNFRQFTGDTPENFNRFL; the protein is encoded by the coding sequence ATGAAATTTGAAAAATATCTCCCCACAGAACTTCTGAAACCGTACATCAAATATTTTGCGGTGTCGGAGAATGAATCGGAAAACGAATATAAAGTTTTTCCCTCTTCGGGACTGGTGATCGGATTTCAGTTTAAAGGTCAGCTTTCAATTATTAAAGAAGACTCTGAAAACAAACTAAATGCTGCGGGGATAACAGGTATGTCAGATAGTTATAAAATTTTTAGAAATTCTGCTGAAATCGGAACTGTTCTGGTATATTTTACCGAGACCGGCTTTGCTCATTTCGCTTCACATCCGGCAAATGAATTATTCAATTTATGTCTATCGTTAGAAGATATTTTTGATAAAGAAAGCATATTGGAAGTAGAAGAAAAGCTGTCGAATGTTACATCAGACATACGAAGAATTCAGGTCATTGAAAAGTTTCTGTTGTCACATCTCAAAGATATAAAAGCGGACAAACTGATCGTTGAAGCTATAAAACTCATTTATGAAACCAAAGGACATATCCGGATAAAAGAACTTAACCAAAAACTATTTATAAGCCAGAGTCCGTTTGAAAAACGTTTCAGAAAAATAGTCGGAACAACACCCAAAAAGTTTGCGACTGTCGTTCGGTTCAATTCTGTACTTGATCAGTTGAACGAAGCAAAATCTCTGACTGAAATCTGTTACGAGAATAATTTCTTTGATCAGGCACATTTTATCAAAAACTTCAGACAGTTTACCGGCGACACTCCGGAAAATTTCAATCGATTTTTGTAG
- a CDS encoding carboxymuconolactone decarboxylase family protein, producing MSQIQEFNDYRTRMNDRILAQDNIVLKRFFSLDNQAYQDGALSEKTKELLGLVASMVLRCDDCIKYHLGTCHALGVTTAEIFEVLSVANLVGGSICIPHTRRAVEYWDELTTAAKL from the coding sequence ATGTCGCAAATTCAGGAATTTAATGATTATCGTACAAGGATGAATGATCGCATTCTTGCACAGGATAATATAGTTTTGAAACGCTTTTTTAGTCTGGATAATCAAGCTTATCAGGATGGAGCCTTATCTGAAAAGACTAAAGAATTATTGGGTTTGGTTGCTTCTATGGTTCTCAGGTGTGATGATTGTATTAAGTATCACTTAGGAACCTGTCATGCATTAGGAGTTACAACAGCAGAAATATTTGAAGTGCTTTCTGTGGCAAATCTCGTGGGTGGTTCGATTTGTATTCCTCATACGCGTAGAGCTGTAGAATATTGGGATGAACTTACCACAGCCGCCAAGTTATAA
- a CDS encoding DUF1398 domain-containing protein, translating into MFTVEQIKAAHSKVKSGADFPAYIREIKGLGVTCYETFVTDGHTDYYGGSSYKTTSPAKYEPKKIALECNKELFMAELMAHQQGKTDYPTFIGMSAKLGVEKWVVSMEELTCTYFDKKGNEILAEEIPQYF; encoded by the coding sequence ATGTTTACAGTAGAACAAATCAAAGCAGCGCACAGCAAAGTGAAATCAGGGGCAGACTTCCCTGCTTACATCAGAGAAATTAAGGGATTGGGAGTTACCTGTTACGAAACTTTTGTCACAGACGGACATACTGATTATTATGGTGGTAGTTCTTATAAAACTACCTCACCTGCAAAGTATGAACCTAAGAAAATTGCTCTTGAATGTAACAAAGAACTGTTCATGGCAGAATTAATGGCCCATCAACAAGGCAAAACAGACTATCCAACTTTTATCGGAATGAGTGCAAAACTTGGTGTTGAAAAATGGGTTGTGAGTATGGAGGAATTGACCTGCACTTATTTTGATAAAAAGGGAAATGAAATTCTGGCAGAAGAAATTCCGCAATATTTTTGA
- a CDS encoding M48 family metallopeptidase, translating to MTNSTQYIDLDGIRIPLNIIVERRHNTRAALGTKNVILRIPQTAFLKIDVEKHVHWVKDWLNKLKTEKPHVLDKYISVKRYADGEAFAIGGKSFVLNIERCISDKGYVKLKDDKILHLKLPLRPGYDEQSLIKKLLIKFSQNYFLPYMIEKVNKYNLQYFKQPVKGVRLKYNKSNWGSCSTGSNLNFSVRLLFADDDVIDYVVIHELAHLLEMNHSDKFWALVENVMPDYKEKELILKKASARFDF from the coding sequence ATGACGAACAGCACCCAATACATTGATCTTGACGGTATAAGGATACCACTAAATATTATCGTTGAAAGAAGACATAATACCAGAGCTGCATTAGGAACTAAAAATGTAATTTTAAGAATTCCACAAACAGCATTTCTTAAAATTGATGTTGAAAAGCATGTTCATTGGGTAAAAGACTGGTTAAATAAACTTAAAACTGAGAAACCACATGTCTTAGATAAATATATTAGTGTCAAAAGATATGCGGACGGTGAAGCATTTGCAATTGGCGGTAAAAGTTTTGTTTTAAACATAGAAAGATGTATTTCAGACAAAGGGTACGTCAAATTAAAAGATGATAAGATTTTACATCTAAAATTACCTTTAAGACCCGGTTATGACGAACAGTCACTCATAAAAAAGCTTCTAATCAAATTTTCCCAAAATTATTTTTTGCCTTACATGATTGAAAAGGTTAACAAGTATAATTTACAATATTTTAAACAACCTGTCAAAGGTGTGCGATTAAAGTATAATAAATCTAATTGGGGAAGTTGTTCTACAGGAAGTAATCTGAATTTTTCAGTTCGGTTGCTATTTGCAGATGATGATGTTATTGACTATGTAGTAATACATGAGTTGGCGCACCTGTTGGAAATGAATCATTCTGATAAATTCTGGGCTTTAGTTGAAAATGTAATGCCTGATTATAAAGAAAAAGAGCTCATTCTCAAAAAAGCAAGTGCCAGATTTGATTTTTAA
- a CDS encoding L,D-transpeptidase family protein has translation MLKNLIIISGFILILVFVFKYGRSLYIPIVQKIKGKETVESIIHRIESSVWERLETNLGLAGYKMDYPHKIILVAFKEEQKLQVYSDDFNGKKLIKEYPFTAYSGRLGPKLKEGDKQIPEGIYKVEYLNPNSSYYLSIKINYPNKYDKSKSVLSSEAEMGNDIFIHGKSVTVGCIPIGDDGIEEVFVLTNKAFNYEVKVIISPRDFRKNKEYPQIDNIEWENELYDLISHELNMLPNYN, from the coding sequence ATGTTGAAAAACTTAATTATAATATCCGGATTCATTCTTATATTAGTTTTTGTTTTCAAATATGGAAGATCATTATATATTCCAATTGTTCAGAAGATAAAGGGAAAAGAAACGGTCGAATCCATAATCCACAGAATTGAGTCCAGCGTTTGGGAAAGACTTGAGACAAACTTAGGATTAGCAGGCTATAAGATGGATTATCCGCATAAAATCATACTGGTTGCATTTAAGGAGGAGCAAAAACTCCAAGTTTATTCAGATGATTTTAATGGAAAAAAGTTAATTAAAGAATATCCGTTTACAGCATATTCAGGTAGATTAGGACCAAAATTAAAAGAAGGCGATAAACAAATCCCGGAAGGAATTTACAAAGTAGAATATTTAAATCCAAATAGTTCATATTACCTTTCCATAAAAATTAATTATCCCAATAAATATGATAAATCAAAATCAGTTTTGTCCAGTGAAGCAGAAATGGGTAATGATATTTTTATTCATGGAAAATCTGTTACAGTTGGGTGCATTCCCATTGGTGACGATGGTATTGAAGAAGTTTTTGTATTAACAAATAAGGCCTTTAATTATGAAGTTAAAGTGATCATAAGTCCGAGAGATTTCAGGAAGAATAAAGAATATCCTCAAATTGATAATATAGAGTGGGAAAATGAACTTTATGACTTAATTTCACATGAATTAAACATGCTTCCTAATTACAACTGA
- the hemW gene encoding radical SAM family heme chaperone HemW, translating into MAGIYIHIPFCKQACVYCNFHFSTSLRMKDALINAICHEIELRHNYLNSNFIETIYFGGGTPSLLTGEEINKILENLSKFYTWNKDCEITLEANPDDIDIKKIKEFKSIGVNRLSIGIQSFHQADLEFMNRAHNSLQADSCIKICQDVGISNLSIDLIYGSPTTTDEMWTQNIIKVTEAGIPHISSYCLTVEEKTVLQHRIMKNKMQPLDEEQANRQFSILMNCLNNAGYEHYEISNFSLPGFNAIHNTNYWKSKHYLGLGPSAHSFDGISRSWNIAHNKKYFDTIITDALPLQTEILTLENKYNEFIMTRLRTMWGVNTNEITELFGQETTIHFLNQIKKYITERLINQNQSVYTLTENGKYFADKIAMELFL; encoded by the coding sequence TTGGCAGGTATCTATATTCATATACCTTTTTGTAAGCAGGCTTGCGTTTATTGCAATTTTCATTTTTCTACATCTTTAAGAATGAAAGACGCTCTGATTAATGCGATTTGTCATGAAATTGAATTGCGACACAACTATCTCAATTCAAATTTTATTGAAACAATCTACTTTGGTGGCGGTACTCCGAGTTTACTAACCGGAGAAGAAATAAATAAAATCCTCGAAAATCTTTCAAAATTCTATACATGGAATAAAGACTGTGAAATAACTCTTGAAGCTAATCCTGACGATATTGATATAAAAAAAATAAAAGAATTTAAATCAATAGGTGTCAACAGATTGAGCATTGGTATACAATCATTCCATCAGGCCGATCTGGAGTTTATGAACCGTGCTCACAATAGTTTGCAGGCAGATTCATGTATAAAAATATGCCAGGATGTCGGTATCAGTAACCTTTCTATAGATTTAATTTATGGTAGCCCTACCACTACTGATGAGATGTGGACCCAAAATATTATAAAAGTAACAGAAGCCGGAATTCCTCATATCTCATCCTATTGTCTGACGGTGGAAGAAAAAACTGTTCTGCAACATCGTATCATGAAAAATAAAATGCAGCCATTGGATGAAGAGCAGGCAAACCGACAATTCAGTATTTTGATGAATTGTTTGAATAATGCAGGTTATGAGCATTACGAAATTTCTAATTTTTCATTACCTGGTTTTAATGCTATACATAATACAAATTACTGGAAATCAAAACATTATTTAGGCTTAGGCCCTTCTGCTCATTCATTTGATGGGATTTCCCGATCCTGGAACATAGCTCACAACAAGAAATATTTTGACACAATAATTACAGATGCATTACCATTACAGACCGAAATATTAACGTTAGAAAATAAATACAACGAGTTTATTATGACAAGGCTTCGTACTATGTGGGGAGTTAATACGAATGAAATTACAGAACTTTTTGGCCAAGAAACTACCATTCATTTTCTAAACCAGATTAAAAAATATATTACGGAGCGGCTCATAAACCAAAATCAGTCAGTTTATACACTCACCGAAAATGGTAAGTATTTCGCTGACAAAATAGCGATGGAACTTTTTTTATAA